A stretch of DNA from Coccidioides posadasii str. Silveira chromosome 1, complete sequence:
CAGGAACAATCACTTTGAAGAGGCACATATCTGGTAAAGTATAGGATCATTAGTAAAGCTAGGCACCTTCTGTTATGATATAGAGATTATAGCTGTGTCCTATCCACACATATCATCAAATTTTATCCACTCAGTTAGAGACAAAAGATTCTTTCAACTTAATAATCTTAGGAACTCTTTGCATCCTTGATTGCTTCTCCTGCTTGTTGTTTTGccttatcttctttttctttcctttccgCCACctcctttcttctcctcctctctgCTCTATCCTTTTGTATGACCTGACCAGAACTGGAAAGCTGTTGAATGGTTGTTTGGTCTGTCAGAGCTGCGGTAATGCGCTTAGTATCTTCATTCATGGTTGCGAAGATTGTTTTGAGAACAGGGCCAAGAGAACTATATCAATAAGCATTGGAATAAACAGTGTTAGGCCGGAGAGAAAGCAACAAACTGTCAGGGCCTCAGCAATTCACACCAAAGATGCTGAGTCTTATTCAGGCTCGGTGGTCGAAGTGAAGCACTGGTTTGAAGTCAGGTGCTATTATCACAATGATCACACAGGGATAAGAATGCCAAAACAATTGTTCGATGCAAAGATCAGGCTGTCCGCAAGAACTGATGGTCCCAGGTGCAAGCCGGCAACTATTAATAATAACCAGAAAAGCAGGGAAGTTATGCTCCAGCCTTTTTGCGGACAAGGCGGGCATCAATATTGGATGCATTTGATTTGTTTGGATATTCAGGCATGTGACTTTCCAATGCACACACACTTGCAACATGCACATATCCCCGGCATCTTGGTAGTGGTCAAGTCCGATGCCACCCATCGTCCTCTCCAGTGACAAGGagtttttgttttcttttttcttttcttttcccttttttttttttttaagttaGTACAtcattcttttcctttcctttgaACAATTCTCTCATATGAGTGTTTTCCCaaaagagtagatgcttgAAGATCTACAGGAAAAGAATAGTTTCAGAGAACCGGTGCTCGGCTCTGTGGGGTGAGCACCAAAATTGCGCAGTATGCAGAGATGCTTGCCAAGGCCCATAATTTAAAATCGAAGGGGCCGCTCCGTACTGATCACATGATCATGATCAATGGGCATCAGTTGGTCAAGAGAATCTTCCGACACGGATGCATTTGTTTTAGCAATCCCGTTTTGGTTGTGAACCGAAATCACATCAAGACAAACAATGCCAGCTTCTCTTCCGCTTCTTAATGGAAGTATCACACTATCTGCCGCCCTGCACAAAGATGATGATtatcttctcctcctctcgTACCCAAAGAAACGGCTAGACTTCTATCTCTATCTCTATCAGCGACGCAGCACCATTAAAGCGATTGTAGCGCATCACTTAGGTCTTCCTGAAGATGACTGCAAAGTTGGAGAAGTCGAAGAGTGGATCCACGGCAGTTTTAATCTCTGCGTCCCCATCTACATTAATGATTCAATCAAGTTTTGTGTTAGACGGGTGATCATCCGATTTCCCTTGCCATATAAGTTGGGAGAGACCCAATATCCAGGGAACACGGAAGAAAAACTTCGTTGCGAGGTTGCTACCTATATTTGGATCCGGAATAACTGTCCTGCTATTCCCATTCCCAAGCTTTTTGGATATGCATTTTCTGAGGGTCAAAGTGTATGTGAATAGCTAATAATATCTCATCTATTTGGTCTCATCTGACACATTTGTACAGTTCATGGCCCTGGAACATGCATCTCTTTTGGCACGACTTCAATGGTATTTTCGAACGGCAACATGTTGGGTGCTGGGATCTTTGTCTCCATCTCCCTATGTCACTTGCAAAACTGGCAACCTCCTGAAGACTGGGTATATGATTGTTGAGTATGTGGACGAGGGTGACATGCTATCCAAGTCTTGGGAGGCACATCGATCCGACCCATACCGGCGAACCAACCTATTTCGAGACTTATCTCGAATTATACTCTTGCTTTCACGGATTCCTCTTCCTCACATTGCTTCTTTGACaattgatgatgatgggGTGCTAAGCCTTACGAATCGCCCCTTGAGCCTTGTACTCCAGAAATTGGAGAATGAGTGCATTCCTACCGGTATCGCGAGGAATCTCACATACAATGCCACAGATGCATACTATCTAGATCTTCTAGCATGCCATGATAATGTTATCCGATACAAAGAGAATGCGATCCATGACAAAGATGATGGCGAGGCACAGTTGTCAGCACTCACAATGATGAAGGCTTTACTTCCACATTTTGC
This window harbors:
- a CDS encoding uncharacterized protein (EggNog:ENOG410PK7F), with the protein product MPASLPLLNGSITLSAALHKDDDYLLLLSYPKKRLDFYLYLYQRRSTIKAIVAHHLGLPEDDCKVGEVEEWIHGSFNLCVPIYINDSIKFCVRRVIIRFPLPYKLGETQYPGNTEEKLRCEVATYIWIRNNCPAIPIPKLFGYAFSEGQSFMALEHASLLARLQWYFRTATCWVLGSLSPSPYVTCKTGNLLKTGYMIVEYVDEGDMLSKSWEAHRSDPYRRTNLFRDLSRIILLLSRIPLPHIASLTIDDDGVLSLTNRPLSLVLQKLENECIPTGIARNLTYNATDAYYLDLLACHDNVIRYKENAIHDKDDGEAQLSALTMMKALLPHFADRNFRSGPFILTLTDLHQSNIFVDKDWNITKLIDLEWACSLPIEMLHPPHWLTSQCIDTLQDERLDEYINVHKEFMSVFESEERALVQGNTPITHTMWKGWKIGNFWYFSALNWPKGLCNLFFEQIQPMFARCSDKACTNFEEVVTSYWAADAAKLIDSKLKEKESYGEKLRELFANSGESSASGLGSEKAGTTDTATAADPGDGPIDEMKIDSHAISGPAQE